Proteins found in one Arachis stenosperma cultivar V10309 chromosome 8, arast.V10309.gnm1.PFL2, whole genome shotgun sequence genomic segment:
- the LOC130946528 gene encoding probable E3 ubiquitin-protein ligase RZFP34, whose protein sequence is MYSSEGEVYNLSSNTERMHGEELGQSKEHEKINDLQERGYMEYGCQHYRRRCRIRAPCCNEIFHCRRCHNEAKDDIRIVPKLRHDLPRHQVKHVICSLCGTEQEVQQNCINCGVCMGKYFCGICKLFDDDVSKKQYHCGGCGICRTGGSENFFHCDKCGCCQSTLVKNSHPCVEKAMHHDCPVCFEYLFESMDEIAVLPCGHTIHINCMNEMRKHLQYACPLCSKSVCDMSKVWEKFDLEIAATPMPEQYQNKMVWILCNDCGRTSNVKYHVIAQKCLNCNSYNTRQT, encoded by the exons ATGTACTCATCCGAGGGAGAAGTGTACAATCTGTCATCAAATACAGAGCGCATGCACGGAGAAGAATTGGGTCAatcaaaagaacatgaaaagaTCAATGACTTGCAAGAGAGAGGATATATGGAATACGG ATGTCAACATTATCGGAGAAGATGCCGTATTAGGGCCCCTTGCTGCAACGAGATTTTTCACTGTCGCCGTTGTCATAATGAGGCAAAG GATGATATCAGGATTGTTCCAAAGCTTAGACATGACCTTCCCCGTCATCAAGTTAAACAT GTGATATGTTCACTTTGCGGGACTGAACAAGAG GTTCAGCAAAACTGCATTAATTGTGGAGTTTGTATGGGGAAGTACTTTTGCGGGATATGCAAGCTTTTTGATGACGAT GTATCTAAGAAACAATACCATTGCGGCGGCTGTGGAATTTGCAG AACTGGAGGATCTGAAAATTTCTTCCACTGCGACAAGTGTG GTTGTTGCCAGTCAACTCTGGTGAAAAATAGTCACCCTTGTGTGGAGAAGGCAATGCATCATGATTGTCCTGTTTGTTTTGAG TATTTGTTCGAATCGATGGATGAAATCGCTGTCTTGCCATGTGGACATACAATCCATATCAACTGTATGAATGAAATGAGAAAGCATTTACA GTATGCATGCCCTCTTTGCTCAAAGTCAGTTTGTGATATGTCAAAGGTTTGGGAAAAGTTTGACTTGGAGATTGCTGCTACACCAATGCCTGaacaatatcaaaataaaatg GTTTGGATCCTTTGCAATGATTGTGGTAGAACTAGTAACGTAAAGTACCATGTTATTGCTCAAAAGTGCTTGAATTGCAACTCCTACAACACAAGACAAACTTGA
- the LOC130946573 gene encoding uncharacterized protein LOC130946573 isoform X2 yields MPRMEDILNLPVQDPPCAEFSAAHINWVKLEGGRQGGDDIALIPFVRVDGFVKGESSNPECPASFRVESRRKRPEGSVTKPRVDGYLEYTLYWCSYGPEDYREGDSCIGDSKSTKPASGKGSRPGRRHMMRGCLCHFTVKRLYTRPLLALIIYNQRRHVDKTGAPCHGILDRDAIGTRAMYAPRISDELRQKVMSMLYVGISLDNIIQHHVEVMQKQGGPQNRDDFLTRNDVRNMERSIRNSSHELQENDECSVKIWVQRHPKHVFYYQDNSGSQSFVLGIQTDWQLQQMIRYGNKSFISFHSTFGLKKLKYPVCSLLVFGSSQNAIPVAWIITSSFVRKDIHKWIALLSEKIRAKDPRWRPSAVILDDPSFDYNSIREAFQCRILLCAWHVRRSWIKKLFKTCCNFEVQREMLRHLGWILYCTRCGPNAMDALEEFMQIFVDQCSFMEYFKSKWLPSIDMWINGIKSLPLTMPESLAAIESYHIKLKSTLLKENNANFWPRLDWLIHTLTTGFLSLYWLDQYSLDTGYFANLQDKSLSANAWYHALNIPDVDVILDEQNLRHAKVLSQTDRNLVYTVWNPGSEFSLCDCSWSRLGNLCKHVIKVATFCRSRQVTRPLLSAQVYKQALLTLLHNPPDDPLVLDHTVLHVARLQQDIKALEELSNSGLLQPLASDLSSQMAGMWR; encoded by the exons ATGCCGAGAATGGAAGACATTCTAAACCTTCCAGTTCAAGATCCCCCATGTGCTGAGTTCTCTGCTGCTCACATAAATTGGGTGAAATTAGAGGGTGGTCGCCAAGGGGGTGATGATATTGCTCTGATTCCTTTTGTTAGAGTGGATGGTTTTGTGAAAGGGGAGTCTTCAAATCCAGAATGTCCTGCTAGCTTCCGTGTAGAATCAAGGAGGAAGAGACCTGAGGGGAGCGTCACTAAACCAAGGGTTGACGGCTATCTTGAATATACCTT GTACTGGTGTTCTTATGGTCCTGAGGACTATCGAGAAGGTGACTCGTGCATAGGAGATAGCAAAAGTACCAAGCCTGCTTCAGGGAAGGGAAGCAGACCAGGGAGGCGTCATATGATGAGAGGTTGCCTTTGCCATTTCACTGTTAAAAGATTATATACACGCCCTCTTCTTGCTCTAATAATATACAACCAAAGAAGGCATGTAGACAAAACAGGGGCACCGTGTCATGGAATACTTGATAGGGATGCAATAGGAACAAGAGCTATGTATGCTCCACGCATTTCCGATGAGTTACGCCAGAAAGTGATGTCTATGCTTTATGTTGGGATATCTCTTGATAACATAATACAGCACCATGTAGAGGTGATGCAGAAGCAAGGTGGACCCCAAAACCGTGATGATTTTCTCACTCGAAATGATGTGCGCAACATGGAACGGAGTATCCGTAATTCTTCACATGAATTGCAGGAAAACGATGAATGCAGTGTAAAGATATGGGTCCAACGCCATCCGAAGCATGTTTTCTATTACCAAGATAACTCAGGTTCACAATCATTTGTTTTGGGCATACAGACAGATTGGCAGCTGCAACAGATGATTCGTTATGGAAATAAGAGTTTCATTTCTTTTCATTCAACATTTGGCTTGAAGAAGCTTAAG TATCCAGTGTGTTCGTTACTTGTTTTTGGTTCATCTCAAAATGCAATTCCCGTTGCTTGGATAATCACCTCATCCTTTGTCAGAAAAGACATACATAAATGGATTGCATTGCTATCTGAAAAGATAAGAGCCAAGGATCCTAGATGGAGGCCTAGTGCTGTTATACTGGATGATCCATCTTTTGACTATAATAGCATAAG AGAGGCATTCCAGTGTCGCATCTTGTTATGTGCCTGGCATGTTCGCCGTTCTTGGATCAAAAAGCTTTTTAAGACATGTTGCAACTTTGAGGTGCAAAGGGAGATGTTACGGCACCTTGGATGGATTCTTTACTGTACAAGATGTGGACCAAATGCTATGGATGCACTTGAAGAGTTTATGCAAATTTTTGTTGATCAATGTTCTTTCATGGAGTATTTCAAGAGCAAGTGGCTACCAAGTATAG ATATGTGGATTAATGGCATAAAGTCACTACCGTTGACAATGCCTGAGTCACTTGCTGCAATAGAATCATATCacataaaattaaaatccaCACTTTTGAAAGAGAATAATGCTAATTTCTGGCCAAGACTTGACTGGTTAATCCACACTTTAACTACTGGATTTCTCTCCTTGTATTGGCTAGACCAATACAGTTTAGATACTGGCTATTTTGCGAATCTACAAGACAAATCTTTATCTGCCAATGCTTGGTATCACGCTCTCAATATTCCAGATGTTGATGTGATACTGGATGAGCAAAATCTCCGTCATGCAAAAGTTCTTTCTCAGACTGACAGAAACTTGGTGTATACAGTTTGGAATCCTGGCTCAGAATTTTCACTTTGTGATTGTTCTTGGTCTAGGCTGGGAAACCTTTGTAAACATGTAATCAAGGTGGCAACTTTCTGTAGAAGTCGGCAGGTTACAAGGCCGTTGTTGTCTGCTCAAGTTTATAAACAGGCTTTGCTCACCCTTCTCCATAATCCACCAGATGATCCTTTAGTCCTTGATCATACCGTTCTACATGTGGCTCGTTTGCAACAAGACATTAAAGCCTTGGAAGAATTGTCAAATAGTGGATTGCTCCAGCCTTTAGCCTCCGATTTAAGTTCTCAAATGGCC GGTATGTGGAGATAA
- the LOC130946573 gene encoding uncharacterized protein LOC130946573 isoform X1, which produces MPRMEDILNLPVQDPPCAEFSAAHINWVKLEGGRQGGDDIALIPFVRVDGFVKGESSNPECPASFRVESRRKRPEGSVTKPRVDGYLEYTLYWCSYGPEDYREGDSCIGDSKSTKPASGKGSRPGRRHMMRGCLCHFTVKRLYTRPLLALIIYNQRRHVDKTGAPCHGILDRDAIGTRAMYAPRISDELRQKVMSMLYVGISLDNIIQHHVEVMQKQGGPQNRDDFLTRNDVRNMERSIRNSSHELQENDECSVKIWVQRHPKHVFYYQDNSGSQSFVLGIQTDWQLQQMIRYGNKSFISFHSTFGLKKLKYPVCSLLVFGSSQNAIPVAWIITSSFVRKDIHKWIALLSEKIRAKDPRWRPSAVILDDPSFDYNSIREAFQCRILLCAWHVRRSWIKKLFKTCCNFEVQREMLRHLGWILYCTRCGPNAMDALEEFMQIFVDQCSFMEYFKSKWLPSIDMWINGIKSLPLTMPESLAAIESYHIKLKSTLLKENNANFWPRLDWLIHTLTTGFLSLYWLDQYSLDTGYFANLQDKSLSANAWYHALNIPDVDVILDEQNLRHAKVLSQTDRNLVYTVWNPGSEFSLCDCSWSRLGNLCKHVIKVATFCRSRQVTRPLLSAQVYKQALLTLLHNPPDDPLVLDHTVLHVARLQQDIKALEELSNSGLLQPLASDLSSQMAVNPLLFQHLH; this is translated from the exons ATGCCGAGAATGGAAGACATTCTAAACCTTCCAGTTCAAGATCCCCCATGTGCTGAGTTCTCTGCTGCTCACATAAATTGGGTGAAATTAGAGGGTGGTCGCCAAGGGGGTGATGATATTGCTCTGATTCCTTTTGTTAGAGTGGATGGTTTTGTGAAAGGGGAGTCTTCAAATCCAGAATGTCCTGCTAGCTTCCGTGTAGAATCAAGGAGGAAGAGACCTGAGGGGAGCGTCACTAAACCAAGGGTTGACGGCTATCTTGAATATACCTT GTACTGGTGTTCTTATGGTCCTGAGGACTATCGAGAAGGTGACTCGTGCATAGGAGATAGCAAAAGTACCAAGCCTGCTTCAGGGAAGGGAAGCAGACCAGGGAGGCGTCATATGATGAGAGGTTGCCTTTGCCATTTCACTGTTAAAAGATTATATACACGCCCTCTTCTTGCTCTAATAATATACAACCAAAGAAGGCATGTAGACAAAACAGGGGCACCGTGTCATGGAATACTTGATAGGGATGCAATAGGAACAAGAGCTATGTATGCTCCACGCATTTCCGATGAGTTACGCCAGAAAGTGATGTCTATGCTTTATGTTGGGATATCTCTTGATAACATAATACAGCACCATGTAGAGGTGATGCAGAAGCAAGGTGGACCCCAAAACCGTGATGATTTTCTCACTCGAAATGATGTGCGCAACATGGAACGGAGTATCCGTAATTCTTCACATGAATTGCAGGAAAACGATGAATGCAGTGTAAAGATATGGGTCCAACGCCATCCGAAGCATGTTTTCTATTACCAAGATAACTCAGGTTCACAATCATTTGTTTTGGGCATACAGACAGATTGGCAGCTGCAACAGATGATTCGTTATGGAAATAAGAGTTTCATTTCTTTTCATTCAACATTTGGCTTGAAGAAGCTTAAG TATCCAGTGTGTTCGTTACTTGTTTTTGGTTCATCTCAAAATGCAATTCCCGTTGCTTGGATAATCACCTCATCCTTTGTCAGAAAAGACATACATAAATGGATTGCATTGCTATCTGAAAAGATAAGAGCCAAGGATCCTAGATGGAGGCCTAGTGCTGTTATACTGGATGATCCATCTTTTGACTATAATAGCATAAG AGAGGCATTCCAGTGTCGCATCTTGTTATGTGCCTGGCATGTTCGCCGTTCTTGGATCAAAAAGCTTTTTAAGACATGTTGCAACTTTGAGGTGCAAAGGGAGATGTTACGGCACCTTGGATGGATTCTTTACTGTACAAGATGTGGACCAAATGCTATGGATGCACTTGAAGAGTTTATGCAAATTTTTGTTGATCAATGTTCTTTCATGGAGTATTTCAAGAGCAAGTGGCTACCAAGTATAG ATATGTGGATTAATGGCATAAAGTCACTACCGTTGACAATGCCTGAGTCACTTGCTGCAATAGAATCATATCacataaaattaaaatccaCACTTTTGAAAGAGAATAATGCTAATTTCTGGCCAAGACTTGACTGGTTAATCCACACTTTAACTACTGGATTTCTCTCCTTGTATTGGCTAGACCAATACAGTTTAGATACTGGCTATTTTGCGAATCTACAAGACAAATCTTTATCTGCCAATGCTTGGTATCACGCTCTCAATATTCCAGATGTTGATGTGATACTGGATGAGCAAAATCTCCGTCATGCAAAAGTTCTTTCTCAGACTGACAGAAACTTGGTGTATACAGTTTGGAATCCTGGCTCAGAATTTTCACTTTGTGATTGTTCTTGGTCTAGGCTGGGAAACCTTTGTAAACATGTAATCAAGGTGGCAACTTTCTGTAGAAGTCGGCAGGTTACAAGGCCGTTGTTGTCTGCTCAAGTTTATAAACAGGCTTTGCTCACCCTTCTCCATAATCCACCAGATGATCCTTTAGTCCTTGATCATACCGTTCTACATGTGGCTCGTTTGCAACAAGACATTAAAGCCTTGGAAGAATTGTCAAATAGTGGATTGCTCCAGCCTTTAGCCTCCGATTTAAGTTCTCAAATGGCCGTAAATCCTCTCCTTTTTCAGCATCTACATTGA